In Scylla paramamosain isolate STU-SP2022 chromosome 29, ASM3559412v1, whole genome shotgun sequence, a genomic segment contains:
- the LOC135115540 gene encoding protein-associating with the carboxyl-terminal domain of ezrin-like isoform X1, whose product MAALGGDLSGGAGRHVTFMTPKPAPRDLGKPWAMGNVETTLGQLEVDRDKSEVYEDWMMAPGELDGMPVTVFSAAHPSSSRKRPYIERALQASRVYRHPGLLRYLDGGVVGGEVVVVTERATPLRHHSLESFSPLHISAGLQSIIETLVFLHDRAGVSHNNVSASSIFITPDGAWKLWGLEYSCSFGKLTRDHVEHINSYCQERVVPPDDKTRISPSYQHARDSYAFGHLVEDVLTPEVLAEVGGAADFLALVKRSCLAPAWSQRPRLTELAEHPMFSHDFLKLHDTLTNILLLTDCKREEFLMSVAESLEQYPEELVSSTLAGALLSRPVLLHPAAATHLMPRVLTPRTGPRREKPDSGGNDDGGGGGGGGGGSGGEGLFGEEVFQRDIVPQVVRLFGVHDATVRGILLTHLPCYVTLVPQDVLAEEVLPELLLGIRDSSDALVSATLHALAHLVPILGASVVVGENRHNLFTTAKPKAAAVLPLTKSVLSKEPLTNGIKVSKAHVTPSASPRSSEPTPPPPPPRSISLVDAEVTSDTASLDNLSLDSLALAHIPERSSPDGGEDSTEPAAPSLGPPGVGEVEAWSSDWEDMQEGSGEVFSVEPITPPKGMLGGWSVDLGGGEDAFSHKPQPDSVDIPDSGPSLLPPLSQTHKSNGRQSSGMKLVRSKVDTPPPPHRTPSLGEEFDVMAIKVNKKRDAELDLFADLAPSFTTKKFDLETLLVEANQRAKGVTHTRTPSVSEMLAGLDTNMGEDAWGDEGSWDIPSPPSNNSPLKSKQWDSEPWPDLTTPDQPSESNGVTESVVVGGVVGGVSLSAPQRPVKDSWDDGWGDDF is encoded by the exons atggcggccctcggcGGCGACCTCAGTGGAGGAGCCGGCCGCCATGTTACCTTCATGACACCAAAACCCG CCCCACGTGACCTGGGAAAGCCGTGGGCCATGGGGAACGTCGAGACTACCCTGGGCCAGCTGGAGGTCGACAGGGACAAGAGCGAA GTGTATGAGGACTGGATGATGGCGCCGGGGGAGCTGGACGGGATGCCAGTGACAGTATTTTCAGCcgcccatccctcctcctcccgcaagCGTCCCTACATTGAGAGAGCGCTGCAG GCCAGCCGAGTGTACCGTCACCCAGGACTGCTGCGGTACCTGGACgggggtgtggtggggggagaagtggtggtggtgacggagaGAGCAACACCACTCCGTCACCACAGTCTGGAAAGCTTCTCTCCACTCCATATCTCAGCTGGCTTGCAGTCCATCATTGAGACGCTGGTCTTCCTTCATGACCGG GCTGGGGTGAGTCACAATAATGTGAGTGCATCCAGTATCTTCATCACGCCCGATGGAGCCTGGAAGTTGTGGGGTCTCGAGTACTCCTGCAG CTTTGGGAAGTTGACTCGGGACCATGTGGAGCACATCAACAGTTACTGCCAGGAGCGAGTGGTGCCTCCTGATGACAAGACGCGCATCTCCCCATCCTACCAGCACGCCCGGGACTCCTACGCCTTTGGGCACCTGGTGGAGGATGTGCTCACTCCAGAAGtcttggcag AGGTGGGTGGGGCAGCAGACTTTCTGGCTTTGGTGAAGAGGAGCTGCCTCGCCCCAGCCTGGAGCCAGCGGCCGCGCCTCACAGAGCTGGCAGAGCACCCGATGTTCAGCCACGACTTCCTCAAACTGCACGACACCCTCACCAACATCCTGCTCCTCACTGACTGCAAAAGAGAGGAGTTCCTGAT GAGTGTGGCGGAGAGTTTGGAGCAGTACCCTGAGGAGCTGGTGTCCAGTACCCTGGCTGGTGCCCTCCTGAGTCGCCCAGTGCTGCTCCACCCAGCTGCTGCCACGCACCTCATGCCCAGGGTCCTCACGCCCCGCACTG GACCCAGAAGAGAGAAGCCTGACAGTGGTGGgaatgacgatggtggtggcggtggtggcggcggtggcggcagtggtggtgagggactgTTTGGGGAGGAGGTGTTCCAGCGTGACATCGTTCCCCAGGTGGTGCGTCTGTTTGGGGTGCATGATGCCACTGTAAGGGGCATCCTGCTCACTCACCTGCCCTGCTATGTGACTCTCGTACCTCAGGATGTGTTGGCTGAGGAagtg CTACCAGAACTCCTGCTGGGGATCCGAGACTCAAGTGATGCCCTGGTTTCAGCCACCCTGCACGCCCTGGCCCACCTGGTGCCAATCCTTGGGGCCAgcgtggtggtgggagagaacCGGCACAATCTGTTCACTACTGCTAAGCCAAAG GCAGCTGctgtccttcctctcaccaAGTCTGTGTTGTCTAAGGAGCCTCTGACGAACGGCATCAAGGTTAGCAAGGCCCACGTCactccctccgcctctcccaGATCTTCAG aaccaacaccaccaccaccaccacctcgctccATATCCCTGGTGGATGCTGAAGTCACATCAGACACTGCCTCGCTGGACAACCTCTCCCTGGACAGCCTTGCCCTTGCCCACATCCCAGAGAGGAGCTCACCAGATGGTGGAGAAGACAGCACAGAACCGGCTGCCCCTTCCCTTGGACCTCCAGGTGTGGGTGAGGTGGAGGCCTGGTCATCAGACTGGGAGGACATGCAGGAAGGAAGTGGCGAGGTGTTCAGTGTGGAGCCCATCACACCTCCTAAGGGAATGCTGGGTGGTTGGAGTGTCGATCtaggaggtggagaggatgcCTTCTCACATAAACCACAGCCTGATAGTGTGGACATTCCTGACAGCGGCCCGTCTCTGCTGCCACCACTCAGCCAGACGCACAAGTCAAACGGCCGGCAGAGCTCAGGGATGAAGCTCGTGCGTTCCAAGGTtgacacaccaccaccgccacacagaACACCAAGTCTTGGGGAGGAATTTGATGTGATGGCCATTAAGGTCAACAAGAAACGTGATGCTGAACTGGATCTCTTTGCTGACTTGGCGCCAAGTTTCACCACCAAGAAGTTTGACCTGGAGACGCTGCTTGTGGAGGCCAACCAGCGGGCTAAGGGCGTCACACACACCCGCACCCCTTCAGTCTCCGAGATGCTGGCAGGACTGGACACCAACATGGGGGAAGATGCGTGGGGGGATGAGGGGAGCTGGGACAtaccctctcctccatccaatAACTCCCCTTTGAAGTCAAAGCAGTGGGATTCTGAGCCTTGGCCGGACCTCACAACCCCAGACCAGCCTTCAGAGTCCAATGGTGTGACGGAaagtgtggtggtgggaggtgtGGTGGGTGGTGTGTCCTTGAGTGCACCTCAGCGGCCGGTGAAGGACAGCTGGGATGATGGCTGGGGGGACGACTTCTGA
- the LOC135115540 gene encoding protein-associating with the carboxyl-terminal domain of ezrin-like isoform X2: MGNVETTLGQLEVDRDKSEVYEDWMMAPGELDGMPVTVFSAAHPSSSRKRPYIERALQASRVYRHPGLLRYLDGGVVGGEVVVVTERATPLRHHSLESFSPLHISAGLQSIIETLVFLHDRAGVSHNNVSASSIFITPDGAWKLWGLEYSCSFGKLTRDHVEHINSYCQERVVPPDDKTRISPSYQHARDSYAFGHLVEDVLTPEVLAEVGGAADFLALVKRSCLAPAWSQRPRLTELAEHPMFSHDFLKLHDTLTNILLLTDCKREEFLMSVAESLEQYPEELVSSTLAGALLSRPVLLHPAAATHLMPRVLTPRTGPRREKPDSGGNDDGGGGGGGGGGSGGEGLFGEEVFQRDIVPQVVRLFGVHDATVRGILLTHLPCYVTLVPQDVLAEEVLPELLLGIRDSSDALVSATLHALAHLVPILGASVVVGENRHNLFTTAKPKAAAVLPLTKSVLSKEPLTNGIKVSKAHVTPSASPRSSEPTPPPPPPRSISLVDAEVTSDTASLDNLSLDSLALAHIPERSSPDGGEDSTEPAAPSLGPPGVGEVEAWSSDWEDMQEGSGEVFSVEPITPPKGMLGGWSVDLGGGEDAFSHKPQPDSVDIPDSGPSLLPPLSQTHKSNGRQSSGMKLVRSKVDTPPPPHRTPSLGEEFDVMAIKVNKKRDAELDLFADLAPSFTTKKFDLETLLVEANQRAKGVTHTRTPSVSEMLAGLDTNMGEDAWGDEGSWDIPSPPSNNSPLKSKQWDSEPWPDLTTPDQPSESNGVTESVVVGGVVGGVSLSAPQRPVKDSWDDGWGDDF; this comes from the exons ATGGGGAACGTCGAGACTACCCTGGGCCAGCTGGAGGTCGACAGGGACAAGAGCGAA GTGTATGAGGACTGGATGATGGCGCCGGGGGAGCTGGACGGGATGCCAGTGACAGTATTTTCAGCcgcccatccctcctcctcccgcaagCGTCCCTACATTGAGAGAGCGCTGCAG GCCAGCCGAGTGTACCGTCACCCAGGACTGCTGCGGTACCTGGACgggggtgtggtggggggagaagtggtggtggtgacggagaGAGCAACACCACTCCGTCACCACAGTCTGGAAAGCTTCTCTCCACTCCATATCTCAGCTGGCTTGCAGTCCATCATTGAGACGCTGGTCTTCCTTCATGACCGG GCTGGGGTGAGTCACAATAATGTGAGTGCATCCAGTATCTTCATCACGCCCGATGGAGCCTGGAAGTTGTGGGGTCTCGAGTACTCCTGCAG CTTTGGGAAGTTGACTCGGGACCATGTGGAGCACATCAACAGTTACTGCCAGGAGCGAGTGGTGCCTCCTGATGACAAGACGCGCATCTCCCCATCCTACCAGCACGCCCGGGACTCCTACGCCTTTGGGCACCTGGTGGAGGATGTGCTCACTCCAGAAGtcttggcag AGGTGGGTGGGGCAGCAGACTTTCTGGCTTTGGTGAAGAGGAGCTGCCTCGCCCCAGCCTGGAGCCAGCGGCCGCGCCTCACAGAGCTGGCAGAGCACCCGATGTTCAGCCACGACTTCCTCAAACTGCACGACACCCTCACCAACATCCTGCTCCTCACTGACTGCAAAAGAGAGGAGTTCCTGAT GAGTGTGGCGGAGAGTTTGGAGCAGTACCCTGAGGAGCTGGTGTCCAGTACCCTGGCTGGTGCCCTCCTGAGTCGCCCAGTGCTGCTCCACCCAGCTGCTGCCACGCACCTCATGCCCAGGGTCCTCACGCCCCGCACTG GACCCAGAAGAGAGAAGCCTGACAGTGGTGGgaatgacgatggtggtggcggtggtggcggcggtggcggcagtggtggtgagggactgTTTGGGGAGGAGGTGTTCCAGCGTGACATCGTTCCCCAGGTGGTGCGTCTGTTTGGGGTGCATGATGCCACTGTAAGGGGCATCCTGCTCACTCACCTGCCCTGCTATGTGACTCTCGTACCTCAGGATGTGTTGGCTGAGGAagtg CTACCAGAACTCCTGCTGGGGATCCGAGACTCAAGTGATGCCCTGGTTTCAGCCACCCTGCACGCCCTGGCCCACCTGGTGCCAATCCTTGGGGCCAgcgtggtggtgggagagaacCGGCACAATCTGTTCACTACTGCTAAGCCAAAG GCAGCTGctgtccttcctctcaccaAGTCTGTGTTGTCTAAGGAGCCTCTGACGAACGGCATCAAGGTTAGCAAGGCCCACGTCactccctccgcctctcccaGATCTTCAG aaccaacaccaccaccaccaccacctcgctccATATCCCTGGTGGATGCTGAAGTCACATCAGACACTGCCTCGCTGGACAACCTCTCCCTGGACAGCCTTGCCCTTGCCCACATCCCAGAGAGGAGCTCACCAGATGGTGGAGAAGACAGCACAGAACCGGCTGCCCCTTCCCTTGGACCTCCAGGTGTGGGTGAGGTGGAGGCCTGGTCATCAGACTGGGAGGACATGCAGGAAGGAAGTGGCGAGGTGTTCAGTGTGGAGCCCATCACACCTCCTAAGGGAATGCTGGGTGGTTGGAGTGTCGATCtaggaggtggagaggatgcCTTCTCACATAAACCACAGCCTGATAGTGTGGACATTCCTGACAGCGGCCCGTCTCTGCTGCCACCACTCAGCCAGACGCACAAGTCAAACGGCCGGCAGAGCTCAGGGATGAAGCTCGTGCGTTCCAAGGTtgacacaccaccaccgccacacagaACACCAAGTCTTGGGGAGGAATTTGATGTGATGGCCATTAAGGTCAACAAGAAACGTGATGCTGAACTGGATCTCTTTGCTGACTTGGCGCCAAGTTTCACCACCAAGAAGTTTGACCTGGAGACGCTGCTTGTGGAGGCCAACCAGCGGGCTAAGGGCGTCACACACACCCGCACCCCTTCAGTCTCCGAGATGCTGGCAGGACTGGACACCAACATGGGGGAAGATGCGTGGGGGGATGAGGGGAGCTGGGACAtaccctctcctccatccaatAACTCCCCTTTGAAGTCAAAGCAGTGGGATTCTGAGCCTTGGCCGGACCTCACAACCCCAGACCAGCCTTCAGAGTCCAATGGTGTGACGGAaagtgtggtggtgggaggtgtGGTGGGTGGTGTGTCCTTGAGTGCACCTCAGCGGCCGGTGAAGGACAGCTGGGATGATGGCTGGGGGGACGACTTCTGA